The genomic segment GATCCATATCATTCTCAGTTCCAATGGCGCGTAACGCGTTTGCATATTGTGTCCTGAAATCGGTTAGGGGTGCCGTTTCTTGGATATGATTTCTCATAGACTGAGCTTGTTCCGGGCCAAAACCGTATTCGGTAGACCATTTATCGATCAGGGTCCCACAATTGTACTTACGGGAAAGAAGGATCTGGGCCAGAATATTTCGGAACATATTCTCGATGGAAACAATGGTGATCTCTTTATGATTGATAGAGATCTCGGTGATGATCTCGTCCTTCTTATCGATCACTGCCTTAGAGGTTCCCATCTTATTGAAAAATTTAGAAAGATCGTTATAAGCTCTAAAATGTTTTAAGATCAGTTCTCTATCTTTTACATCCACAGTTCTTTGGTCTTCTGGGTGACTCATCTCTTGAAGGATAGATTCTATCACCTGAAACATGATATCGAATGTGAACTGAGTGGATTTACCTAATAAATATCTGATCTCGCTTTGAAATGCAGCATGCACAGAGGCAAAGAATGACTCTAACTTTTCTGGATTAAGTACAGTAGAAGTTTTGAATACAGAGATCATGTCTCGAACGAACTTGGCTCTGTCTAAGATTGGAAATTGTTCCGGGTGGTTGGAATGGGTACGGATGAAAGTCTCTTTAACTACTTTGACCGAACCTCCCCGAACTTCTTCACTTCGAAACAATACTCGATAAAGAAGAACTGAGATCTCTCGGGAAGTTTTTTTATCTTTCAGAGTTTTTAAGTCAGAAGCTTCGAGATTTTCTCTACTTCCTGCAGGCTTGCTCTGGATTTCTCCCATGAATGGTTATGCCGATATTCCCGAACGAATGTTAGGTCGATCTTGGTATGAAAAAGTTAATTGTAAAGCAGATTTGGTTGATGAGGTAGAAATCCCATTGATTTTTCAACTAAGCGTTCGAAAATCGAGCGAAATCTATGCAAAAAATTATCGGACCCGAAAATCAAGTACACTATGGAGTTTGGGATGGTCCGATCGAATTCAATCATCACGATTTTACTCTTCTGGATTTTTTTGGAAAAGAGATCAAAGGGCTTAAAAAGAAGTTCGCGTTCCATTCTTTCAATTATCTAGGGATCATGATGGAAGACTGCTTGGTCGGGATCGCGGCTGTAAGTCTTGGATATGCGTATAACGTATTTGCTTATCTGTATAAATTCGATCAGGGCAAAGTTTACGAATTCGATGTAAAAGGGCCCGACTTAGGTCTTGCGTTAAAATTCCCTGCTAATCCGGATGAATACGAGATCTCTTTCAAAAAGGGAAAATCCTTCCTGGATATCCGAAAGTCTCACTCCGAAGGTAAACTTCTACTTGATGCAAACTTTGGAAATAAATTGGAAATTTCAGGCGAATTTCCATATTCTCTACTCACTCATAATCCACTTAGAGTCCTGAATCCTTCTGAACCAAGTCGATGGACATTTACTGAAAAATGTTCCCCTTTGATTCCTGATCGTATTAGCGTAAAATATGAGCAGAAGGAATTGGTCAGAGATCCTTCCAGAGCCACTATGGTCTATGATTGGTCAGGTGGTTATTTGAGAAGGGAAACAAATTGGTACTGGGCTGCGTTCTCTTCTGTTCTTCCAGATAGGACAAAGATAGGGGCTAATTTTGCCGCTCTAGTAAACGAAAGTTTTTTCCCTGAGAATGCTTACTGGATCGATTCTGAAAGACAGAGAGTCAGTAGATGTATATTCGATTTTTCTCATAAAGATCCTTATAAACCTTGGAGACTTTGGGACGAAGATGGACGTATCCGTTTAGAATTCGAACCAAAGGGAGAAAGAAGAGAAAAAGTAAATCTGATCTGGACTAAATTATACTTCAGGCAATTTGTAGGAAAATTTTCAGGAAGTTTCAGGCCGGAAAAGGGAAAGGAAGTCCAGATCAAAGATGTCTGGGGTTTCACAGAATTTCATAGATCTCTTTGGTAGTATTCACAACTTGAAATCTGAAAATCCAATTCGTATCTTATCTATAGATCTTTTGAGAGGCCTGACTGTGGCGGGGATGATCCTGGTGAATAACCCTGGTACTTGGTCCAATATGTATTGGCCTCTCAAACATGCAAAATGGGATGGATGTACTCCGACTGATTTGGTGTTTCCTTTTTTTCTTTTTGTTGTAGGCGCCTCTATTCCTTACTCAGTATCCAATGGAATACAAGAATTTCCTAAAATACTAAAACGTGCTGCTATTCTGATCTTTCTCGGATTGTTTTTGAATTTTTTTGGAGAATGGAGTTTTTCCAATCTTAGATTTCCTGGAGTCCTGCAAAGAATAGGATTCGCATACTTTTTCGGAGCGATTGTATATCGTGAGAGAAATCTAAAATTTAGGATCTTTCTATTTATATCTTTGCTGATTTCATATTGGTATTTGCAGGAATTTGTTTCCCCTCCTGGGGCTTTAGAACCAAGCATGAAAGAAGGAAAAGATTGGGGAGCTTGGTTAGACAGAGAAGTTTTCGGCCAAGCACATTTATGGAAATTCGGAAAGGTCTGGGATCCAGAAGGACTTTTGACTTCTTTTACAGCTATAGGATCAGTTTTCTGTGGGATTTTTGCGGGAGAATTTATAAAAGTCTCTTTGGGCGAGAAAGAGTCTCTTCTTTCTATTTCAGGCAAGGTCGCGTTAAGTGCTTTTGTTGTATTACTTGTGGGCGGAGTTTGGGGAATTTATTATCCGATCAATAAAAGTTTATGGACCGGGACTTACTCCCTTTGGACTGCAGGTTGGGCCTTGCTTGTTATTTCCCTGTTTTTAATTTTAGAAAAATTTGATAGATTCGAGTTTAAGGCTCTACAAAGTTTTCTTCTTCCTTTTGGAAAGAATGCTTTGCTTGTGTTTTTCGGCTCAGGGATTTTTGCCAGAAGTTTAAATATAATCATGGTCTCTTCTCCGGAAGGGAAAAAGATCCCTTTGAAAAATCTGATCTATCTAGAATATTATAAAAGCTGGATAGATTCTCCGGAGTTGAGTTCCTTTTTATATTCTATAACTGTGTTGGCCTTATGGTTTTTGATCCTTTTCTTTTTAGATAAAAAAAGACTCTACTGGAAAATTTAAGAACCGATCAGATGTTTTACCGCGGCGAGAAGGTCCTCGTCGTTAAAAGGTTTGATCATCCATCCTTTTGCTCCAGCATCCTTTCCTTGTGATTTCATGGCATCGCTGGATTCAGTAGTTAAGATAAGTATTTTCATACTTTTTCCTTTTTCAGTTCTTAAAACCTCTTTAGTGAGTTCTATTCCTGTCCTGCCTGGCATATTCACATCGAAGATACCTATATCGAAAGGACCTTCCGATTCTATTTTAGTAAGAGCTTCATCAGGGCCAGCGGCCTTGCATACGGAATAACCTTCTTCCGTAAGAGTGAAATCTAAAAGTTTTAAAACCGTGGGAGCGTCATCTACGCAGAGTATTTTAGTCATTTTATTCCTTACCTTTGTTAATTATAACTGTTTGCTGTTCCGAAACATAGTTCGGAAATTTTCTCAGGGATATTGTCGAGAGAGATCTGTTCTTTTACTGCACCCATCTCATATGCTTCTCTAGGCATTCCGTAAACTACAGATGTAGATTCATCTTGCCCGAATGTCAGTGCACCTTTTTCAGAAAGTGCTTTGAGTCCTTTTGCTCCGTCTTTTCCCATTCCAGTAAGAAGAAATGCAGCGCAAAAAGAAGCTAATGGGGATTTTGAAATTGAATGAAATAGTACGTCTACGGAAGGTCTATGGCCTGTGACCTTCTCTCTTTTATGTATTCGAATATTATAATATGGAGGTTCTCCGAGTTCCATATGATGATCTCCTCTGGCAACATATACGTTTCCTTTAGAGATAGTTTGGCCTTCTATTGCCTCTTGGATCTTTAAAGGGGAAACAGAATCCAATCTTTCTGCGAACATTCCCGTGAAATATTCAGGCATATGTTGAACGATTAGAATAGGAGGAAGTTCTCCGGAAAGATTTCTAAGTAAATATTCAATCGCTTGGGTTCCACCTGTAGAAGCTCCGATCGCGATCAATTTGATCTTAGAAATTGCAGAACTACTTTGGTTTTTTGTTTGAGAAGTTTTTTGGTTTCGATTTAGTACATCTGATACATTTGTTTTAGCGCAAGCTCGGATCTTATTTTTAAGTTCCAGCATCATTCTGAGGAAATCCTCTTCACTTCCGTCAGCCTTTTGAACGAAGTCCAAGGCTCCAGCTTGCAAGGAATCTAATGTTACTTTTGCACCTGCTTCTGTGAATGAGCTTAACATAATAACCGGAATAGGGAATTTAGGCATTAGCCATTGTAAAAATTCTATCCCGCTGATATCAGGCATTTCTACATCTAAGGTGATTACATCCGGCTTTGCTTTTAGAATTTCTTTCATCGCTTCAGTTGCCGTAGAAGATCCAACAACTGTGAATCTAGGATCCTCTTGCAATTGGGAAGCGATTATCTCACGGACAATCCGGTTATCGTCTATGATATACACACTTATCATTCTAACTTAAGCCAATTTTTCCAAACTTAGATTTGAGTTTTCGCCGGTGGATGTTGCAGCCGTGGTTCCGTGGAATTTTTCGAACAGGAATTTAGTATCCAGTATCAAGCTGACTCTTCCGTTACCTAAGATCGTAAATCCATTTACACCTTGGGCTTTTTGTATAGAAGAGGAGAGTGGTTTGATCACAATATTCTGATTTCCTAATACTTCGTCCACGAGTATCCCTAAAAATCTGTCCTCATTCTCAAGAATGATCAAGACAGGGTTCTTACTTTTGTATTCCAGCTTTTCCCTGAGACCGAGTAGATCATTGATCCGTATCACAGGTATATAGATCCCTCTTAAGTCCAAGACCTCTTGGTCCTTATAAGGATGGATCAATTTCTGGTCTTTTAGACTCACCAATTCACTAATTTCTATCGTAGGAAGAGTTAGATAAGTTCCTCCCACTTCGAAAACGGTTCCTTCAATAATCCCTAAAGTAAGTGGAATTCTTAAAATGAATGTGGTGCCTTCTCCTTTTTTGGAACGCACCTCTACCTTACCGTTCAACTTTTTGATATTTTGCAGAACGATATCCATTCCGACACCTCTGCCTGAAATATCAGTGAGCTTTTCTGCAGTAGAAAATCCTGGAGTGAATATGAGTTGGAACACTTCCTTATCACTCATTTCTTCAGGATTTCCTTTTAGGATGCCTTTTTCTCTGGCTTTATTGATGATCTTTTCTCGATCCAATCCTCTTCCGTCATCCGCTACTAGGATCCAAACTTCATTTGCGGATTGTCTTGCTTGTAAGCGGATAACTCCTTTATCTTTTTTGCCAAGTTCGGCTCTTTCTTCAGGAGTTTCTAAACCATGATCAATAGAATTCCTTAATAAATGGATGATCGGATCTTGGATGATCTCAACTACGGATTTATCAACTTCCGTATCTTCTCCGCCAATCTTGAAATCTAATTTTTTCTGGGAACGTTTTTGTAAGTCTCTTACCAACCGGTTCATCTTTTGGAAGGTAGAAGATAGAGGTACCATTCTCATGGATAAAGTAACTTCTTGTAGATCTCTTACGATCTTATGAAGATGTCTTGCTGCAGAACGGAAACCTTCTAATCTTAATCCTTCTAATTCAGGATGATGGATTACATTGGACTCTGCTATTACCAATTCTCCCATGAAGTCCATGAGTTGATCCAGTTTATCCGTGGTAATACGAATATCTTTCTTCTTCTCCACAACTTGGACTTCTTGTATAATTGGGTTAGCTTCTGAAGAAGTAGCCAGAATTTTTTCTACAACTGCAGGTTTAGTCTCTTCTTCGAAAAATCCAAATCCTTTAGGAGTTGATGGAGCCGAAGCAGCTTCTTCAAAAAAGCCGAATTTGTTCTCCGGAGCTTTTTTCTCTTTTTCAGAACCTTTGGAAATTCTATCCAATTGTTCTTTAAGTTTATTTCGAATCACTTCAGTTTCTTGTTCGAAACCGGAATCAGTTCTTTCTTCTTCCACTCGATCGAATATCCTGCGGAGAAGGTCCAGAGTTTCCATTAGATCGTCACTGAAATCGAACTCAGTAACTTTATCTTGATTTCTTAATATATCTAGAAGTGTTTCGCCAAGATGAGTGATCTTGACAACTGTTTCCAATTTTAATAAACCGGAAGAGCCCTTAAGAGTATGGAAAAAGCGAAAAGCTTTGTTTAAAGTTTCTGGATTCCCTTGACCTACTGTTTCAATCTCCTCTTCTAATGCCAGAAGAGAAGTTTCTGCGGAGTCGATCAGGTCTCGGGCTTCCGAAACGAATTCCGAAAGAAGATGTTCTCGATCCATATTTTATACTTTGATTTCGCCGGAGTTTTCTTCTGAGCCGGAAGAAGTTTCGGATTGGCTAGTTGCCTCAGATTCTTCTTCTATTAGCGGAAGGAAATTTTTTCCATTGGAATTCTTTTTAGGATCTTTCTTTGCGTTCCCGAATTGAGAAGCCGCATGTTTTAGATCGAAATGAGGAGTGTGAAAATGAGACTTGATCGGTTGATTTGTAAGAGAAGGTCCTCTATCCTGCTTTTTGGATTTCCCTTTGGAAGCAGTTAATACTTCTTCTCTGATCTTGATCAGAGTTCCCATTACTTCCAAAAGAGTTTCTGCTTGTTCGTTCAACTCTTTCGCAGTAGAGGCTAACTCTTCGGATGCAGCTGCATTTTCTTGAGTAGCTTGGTCCAATTGAACCATCGCAGTATTGATTTGAGTGATACCTCTTGCTTGTTCATCAGAAGAAACAGAAATTTCTTGGATTAACTTCGCAGTGTTTTCTATACTTGGAACGATCTCTTCTATTAGTTTTCCTGCATCTTCTGCGCGTTCTACTGAATCTTTAGAAAGTCCATTGATCTCTTGGGCCGCAATCTGGCTTCTTTCTGCGAGCTTTCTAACTTCGTCCGCTACTACTGCGAATCCTTTTCCATGTTTACCGGCTCTCGCAGCTTCGATCGCAGCATTTAACGCCAGTAAGTTGGTTTGATAAGCGATCTCTTCTATAATATTAACTTTGCCTGAGATCTTTTTCATCGCATTTAAGGTTTCCAGAACGGATTTTCTTCCCTTACTTGCATCTCTTGAAGAAGATTCTGCCATAGAGTTTGTCTCTTTTGCATTATGTGAATTCTGCTCTATCGTAGAAGACATTTCCTCTACTGCTGCGGTGGTCTCTTCTAAACTGGCCGCTTGTTCGTTAGAGGATTGGCTTAAAGAGAATGCAGTTGCAGATACTTGAGCTGCCGCAGAAGAAACTGAACCTACTACTTCTAATGCAGTACTTAGAGCCTTATTGACTGAAATGGTGATCCAAGCTGCGCAACCTACGGCAATCAAAGAAGAAAGGATAGGGATTAAGATCATCAAGAAAGTGGTTTCTGCATACAACTCATCCGTGTTTTTATTTGCGTCATCCAATTCTTTTTGAGCACGATCGATCATCTGGTTTAGGAAACCTTCCATCTTGTCCAAATGAGCTCTCAATTGTTTTTGCGAGATCTCTCTTGCTTCTACGTTTTTGTTGATGTAGGCAAGATCTAAAACTTTTTTCAAAGTAGCTCTATAATCTTTCTCTACTATTTTTAATTCGTCCATATTCCTTTTACCCGCTTCTTGGAGAAGTGGATAAACATCTGTTTCCAATTGAGGTAAAAGTGATAAATTCGTTTCCGTTTCACCGATATACCTTTTCATATCCTCTTCTTCGGTGGAAAGGATCGTGTTTTTTTCCGCTCGGGTAACCTTGAGTATTGCGGTTCTCATTGCCAAAAGCATGGTCGACTTTTTGGCGGAAACATTGACTGCTTTAGTAACTACTGCATTAAAAGTATTTAAACGATATATTGCAAATCCTGCTACGAAGATCAACAGAACGACTACGGTTGAGAATCCTATGGTTAATTTGGCTTTGACGCTCATTCTTCTATCCTTTATTTATTATAAATTTCTTTTGTTTCTTTAATTGGTTAGGCTGGAGTTCCACTTTCTGGAAGTTTTTCGTGTAGGACTTCCAACTCGTCGTCTCTCAGTAGTTTACGCACATCGAGTAGGATTTTAACTGAATTTTCTACTTTTCCGAAGGAGGCGATAAAACGATTAGCTTCTCCGTCTCCCATCTTTGGAGCGGGTTCTGTGTTTTCGGAAGGAATACTTACTACTTCGCGGACGGTGTCTACGATTAGTCCGAGACTTTCTCCTTCTATATTTAAGATAATTACGCAGGTTTTTTCTGTATAAGGAATGGATTCCATATGGAATCTTAGCCTAACATCGATTAGTGGGACTACTTTGCCTCGAAGGTTGGTCACTCCTTTGATAAAGGCAGGCATATCCGGGACTTCCGTGATCGGTTGCATCCCTATGATCTCGATGATGTATTTGATCTCTAACCCGTATTCTCTATCGGCGAGTGAGAATACTAAAAACTTATTCTCTAGTGTATCCTCATCATCCGTTTCATCTTCTTCTAATAGAAGATCTATTTCGTTTTCTGCCATATTTATCCTCGATATTCTTTATCGAGTAGTCTCTATACCCGAAAAGAATTTGTTTTATGTGTCTCGAATTCAACATAGCCCGTCGATTTTAACACAAAGATCGAGAGCAGACATACTAAAATAATTTATTTAAAAAGATTCTTAGAACCTTAAATTATGTCAGATTATTAACAAAACCTTTGGATCTTTCTTTTATGTATAATGAAAGAATCCGAAGTTCGTTCTTTCTAAACCGATCTTTTACATTCGCACCTTTGTAAAAACTGAGTCGGCAAGATGTTCGATGGATAAAAAAATAATCCTAATATATTTCTATTCTTTTTTGATTCCTGACTTCCAAATTTTTGATAAGACGAAGTTAATGTAGAAAAAACAAAATACTCTTTAAGTTCTTATGGAATTATTTCAAACTTATTTAATAAAAATAGATATAAAGGATTACCCTTTACTATTCTGGAAACATCTTTGTGATCGCATGTTCAAGGTAGTACACGATCCACTTTAGTATTTCAAGAAAACGTAAATAGATTTCGTGAAATTTCTTTTGGAATTTTTAGAAAAATATAATTTCACTTTCTTCTGAAAGAAGCGTTGTTACATTAGGTCGATTCTTAGAGTCGTATTAGAGTATACTGAGCGCGGGCGGATTGTTTGGAATCAAATAGAGTTATTGAAGAAGAGGAAAAAATACCGTCGGTGTTTGTTAATGTAGGAGAATGTTTATTTTCCCAAACTCCAGTCGCTATGAAAACCCTTCTAGGTTCCTGTGTGTCAGTATGTCTATTCGATCCATTCAATAGATTCGGCGGGATGAATCATATACTTCTCCCCGGAAAAGCAGGTGTCGATGATTCCGGAAGATTCGGGATCAACGCTATGGAATTATTGATCAATGAATTTGTGAAGAAGGGAATTCCAAGAAGCCGTTTGCAAGCAAAGATCATTGGTGGCGGAAAGGTTTTAAGATTAGGCTCTAAAAGTGTTCCGATTGGCGAAAGGAACGTAGAGTTCGTGAAAGAATTTTTAAGATCAGAAGAAATTTCTGTTTCCGGAGAAGAAACCGGAGGCCAATATTATAGAAATCTACGCTTTTTCACTCATACTTTTGAAGTGTTTGTAAAACGTGTACAGATCGATCTAGAGAAAAACATGATCGAGAAAAACGAAGCGGCTTATTTGGACAAAATACGGGAGAATATGCGGAAAAAAACGCCGACTACTTTCTTTTGATTTCGAACAAAATCTTAGAAGGTTCAGAAATTATTATCGGTGCCGCTTAGGAGAAAAGATTGAATTCCCTCGTACGCATTTTACTTTCACCCGCTATTCTCACCGAAGAAAACGGTAAAATTATAGAATCCAATGATACTTTTGCGAAATTGATCGGCAAGGAGTTGGATGCTACTTTTGATTATCTAGATTGGATCCATCCAGTAGATAGGGAACACGAAGCTTCCTTATGGGCGAAGGATCCTAGCCTCAATCATTATGAAATGGTAAAACGTCTGAAAAACACAGACGAGATCTATTTAGCCTATCATACCGTCACCTCCAGAACAACAGATGGGAATTTATTAACTCTATTCCTGCCTATGGAGAGTAAACTTCCTTCAGACTTTAAGAATATTTCTATTCATCCGACCGGAGAAAGTGTTAAAAAAGCTGAGATAGAAATTTATCGCAGGGCCTTGGAGATATTTGATTGGAAACAATCTCTTAAGGATCGATATTCTTCCACCGCTTGGATGGATTCTGCAATCAAACAGATCAATATCACTTTGATGCAAGGAACAGGCGTAGGAAGTTTGATGAGTGTTCTTTCTATGATACTTTCCAAAGCTAAGAAAAAAGAAGGCGCGGAATTCGTAGAAATTCGCTCTAATCTTTTTGATCTTTTACAAGACGGGGTGGCGAGCGCCTCTCGGTTTACTCAATTTTTATCTTCTGCCCAGGCACTCTTTGAAGAGAGCGAAACTCCTGAGGAGATCGGAACTGTTGCTGAGTTTGTGGATGTATTGAGAGAAGTAATAGATGATATTACTCCTTCTGTTCTTCTCAAAGATCAAAAGATCCTAGTATCAGATAATTTGCATATTCTTTCTAATCGTTTGAGATTTAAGAAACCTTGGATCTCTACTATTGCAAAAGAAGTTTTGATTAACGCATTAAAGTATTCACCTGACAAATCCAGTGTCCTAATTCTTGTTCTTCGGATTGGGGATGAACTACAATTTAAAGTGATCAATGATCCTCCTTTTTCAGGTTATATACAAGACTTTCATGAGGATCTTGTATTTGAGCCTTTTTATAGAGGGGTCAAATTTATGGACGAACGTTTCGATCAAGAACAGTTCGGAATGGGACTAGGACTTCCTGTAGTTAAAAAGTTAGTGGAACTACAGAATGGAAAAGTGCATCTTCAGACAATGAACCTGAATCTGGATGATACCAGAAAAGAAGGGATCTGTCTTACGATGCGTTTTCCAGTCATAGAGTAGAAGATAACCTTCTAAACTTTTTGGGAAATGGGTAGATCCATTTCCATTAGTACCATTGTTTCTTCTTCTTCATCTAAAAAGCTTGTTACATTGAATGTGGCAATTTTCCCTTCATGGTTCGATACTATTTTTTCCACCAAGGGTAAACCCAGTCCATAATCCAAAGTAGGAATGTCCTCATGCACATATTTAGTCAACCTTGCAAATGGTTGGAATACAAACTCTGATTCTTCATTCGGAATACCTTTTTTACTTCCACCTTCGATCTTGGGAGAATTTAAAACAGAGATCAAAAGTTTTCTTTTTTTCAGAGTGAATAATACATAGATCGTTGTCTCCGCTTCCGAAAATTTGATCGCATTCAGAAGTAGTTCTTCGACTGCTTTTTTAAAACTTTCTTCGTGGATACCTACGGCTGCTCTGGAACTTACATACTTATCTTCGCAGATCTTAATGTGAAGCTTTTTGAATCTCGCAAGTTCGTATACGTTCTGTATTTCTTTCTTGAATAGATTGTGTATCTGGGAAATTGAATATTCTTCCTTAATTTGGGCGTTATGGATGAAATAATCCATTTCGTTGAAAATTTCTATGATCCTATTTGCAGTTTCCGCGTTTGATACCAATAGATCTATCAGAGTTGCTGGTACTTCGTAATGATTCCCATTCTGCTTAGCTTTTTTGCGTATCAGGCCTATTGCAGATACTAATGCCCCAAAACCAGAACCCTGGCTTAAGGAAGTTCTAATATTCGAGATCAGATACGCACTTTTTGTTTGTAGATCTTTTCGGATCAGATCTTTACGAAATGAATTCCAATCCAAGTCTCCTTGGATCTTGTTAAATCTTTCCGTTTCCAGATTATCTTGGAGAAGATCCAACTCCCAGTTTTCCTTAATATGCCTGAGAGTCTCTTTAATCTCTTTGGGAGAAGTTTCGTTAATGTCAATACAGTCATATGCGCCTAAACGTACCGCTTTGACTATAGCTTTAGTATCTGGGTTATCCAAACCTAAGATAAAAGAAGGGGATCTTTTTGACTTAGAAAACATTCGGGCTAATGTTTCGAATTGAGAAACATCTAATTCGGAGTAAACGATCCCGAAGTCTCTATCAATTTTTAGATTTTCCAATACAGGAAAATGAAAAACTGTAAGACCTACTTCTTCACAAATTTTGGTAATCAGTTCCGTTCTTTCGGGATCAGTCCCAACTAACAAAATATTTTTTTTAGTCCGGCTTTCCGATTGCCGAACATCCTTTTTTTCTATTCCAGCGTTCGTCATAGACGCGCTCCATCCAAAAGCATTCCCGAATATTCGGAAAAATCTATGTAATATATTTTTAATGAGCCATAAATCTAGAGTAACGCAGGAAATTGAAATATTAAATTTTGTGACTTTTGTATACTAAGATGGTAGAAGTGAAAAAAATTTTTTTCAAAATTATGAATATCGGATATTACAAAATAATATATCAAGAAATCTCAATATAATAACACTTTTGGAGTATATTATAATTTACGACTAAACAGAACGTGTTATTTTATTTTAAGAATTGGAGAAGGTGTATAAAAATAAAAAACGCCGTTTTCCTAGAAGAAAAACGGCGTTAGATAACGTAAAAAACTAGAAATTAAATTTTTTCGATTACGGTTGCGATTCCCATTCCCCCGCCTATGCAGAGAGTAATGAGTGCGTAACGTTTATTTCTTCTTTCTAATTCGTCTAATGCGGTCCCGAGAAGAATAGCTCCAGTTGCTCCCAGAGGGTGTCCTAAAGCAATTGCTCCGCCGTTTACATTGATCTTTTCTAAAGGGATACCAAGAGTTTTTTGGGTATATAATACAACGGAAGCGAATGCCTCATTGATTTCCCAAAGATCGATATCTTCTACTTTTAGTCCTGCCATTTGGAGCGCTTTTTTGGAAGCGGAAACAGGTCCAGTCAACATGATAGTTGGGTCTTCTCCTGTAGCTACAGTAGATAGGATTTTTGCTCTTGGTTTTAGTCCGTATTTTTTGACACCTTCGTCATTAGCGATCAGAACGGAAGCAGCTCCATCCACGATTCCGGAAGAGTTTCCGAGTGTGTGGATATGATTGATCTTTCCTACATCAGGATAAGATCTTAGGGCGATCGCATCTAATTCTCTTTCTCCAACTGTTTTGAAAACTGCACCTAAGCCTGAAAGGAATGCGTAGTCAGATTCGATACGAGGGTTTTCGTCAGTATCCACTACTGTTCCATCTTCTAACTTAACAGGAATGATGGATTTTTTAAATGCGCCGTCTTTGATTGCTTTGTCAGCTTTGAGCTGAGAAGATTCTGCGAATTTATCCGCTTCTTCTCTACTGATATTATACTTGGTTGCGATCAGGTCCGCAGAAATTCCTTGAGGAACAAGATTATAATGTTTTTGTATATTAGGATTTCCTATATTAAAATCCCTGTCTCCAAGATCCGCTCCCATTTTTACACGGCTCATGGATTCAATTCCGCCACCTAAACCTACAGCCATAGCTCCTGACTGAACGTGGTTTGCGATATTATTCACTGCTTGTAATCCGGATCCGCAGAAACGGTTTACAGTATATCCTGGAACCGCATTTGGCCATTGTGCCGCCATGACCGCATAACGGGCGATACATGCAGCTTGGTCATCTA from the Leptospira saintgironsiae genome contains:
- a CDS encoding LIC_13029 family protein — encoded protein: MGEIQSKPAGSRENLEASDLKTLKDKKTSREISVLLYRVLFRSEEVRGGSVKVVKETFIRTHSNHPEQFPILDRAKFVRDMISVFKTSTVLNPEKLESFFASVHAAFQSEIRYLLGKSTQFTFDIMFQVIESILQEMSHPEDQRTVDVKDRELILKHFRAYNDLSKFFNKMGTSKAVIDKKDEIITEISINHKEITIVSIENMFRNILAQILLSRKYNCGTLIDKWSTEYGFGPEQAQSMRNHIQETAPLTDFRTQYANALRAIGTENDMDLMFLRTLSNYYSSWVTQVSEQIPA
- a CDS encoding DUF2804 domain-containing protein: MQKIIGPENQVHYGVWDGPIEFNHHDFTLLDFFGKEIKGLKKKFAFHSFNYLGIMMEDCLVGIAAVSLGYAYNVFAYLYKFDQGKVYEFDVKGPDLGLALKFPANPDEYEISFKKGKSFLDIRKSHSEGKLLLDANFGNKLEISGEFPYSLLTHNPLRVLNPSEPSRWTFTEKCSPLIPDRISVKYEQKELVRDPSRATMVYDWSGGYLRRETNWYWAAFSSVLPDRTKIGANFAALVNESFFPENAYWIDSERQRVSRCIFDFSHKDPYKPWRLWDEDGRIRLEFEPKGERREKVNLIWTKLYFRQFVGKFSGSFRPEKGKEVQIKDVWGFTEFHRSLW
- a CDS encoding acyltransferase family protein, which produces MHNLKSENPIRILSIDLLRGLTVAGMILVNNPGTWSNMYWPLKHAKWDGCTPTDLVFPFFLFVVGASIPYSVSNGIQEFPKILKRAAILIFLGLFLNFFGEWSFSNLRFPGVLQRIGFAYFFGAIVYRERNLKFRIFLFISLLISYWYLQEFVSPPGALEPSMKEGKDWGAWLDREVFGQAHLWKFGKVWDPEGLLTSFTAIGSVFCGIFAGEFIKVSLGEKESLLSISGKVALSAFVVLLVGGVWGIYYPINKSLWTGTYSLWTAGWALLVISLFLILEKFDRFEFKALQSFLLPFGKNALLVFFGSGIFARSLNIIMVSSPEGKKIPLKNLIYLEYYKSWIDSPELSSFLYSITVLALWFLILFFLDKKRLYWKI
- a CDS encoding response regulator, whose amino-acid sequence is MTKILCVDDAPTVLKLLDFTLTEEGYSVCKAAGPDEALTKIESEGPFDIGIFDVNMPGRTGIELTKEVLRTEKGKSMKILILTTESSDAMKSQGKDAGAKGWMIKPFNDEDLLAAVKHLIGS
- the cheB gene encoding chemotaxis-specific protein-glutamate methyltransferase CheB; translated protein: MISVYIIDDNRIVREIIASQLQEDPRFTVVGSSTATEAMKEILKAKPDVITLDVEMPDISGIEFLQWLMPKFPIPVIMLSSFTEAGAKVTLDSLQAGALDFVQKADGSEEDFLRMMLELKNKIRACAKTNVSDVLNRNQKTSQTKNQSSSAISKIKLIAIGASTGGTQAIEYLLRNLSGELPPILIVQHMPEYFTGMFAERLDSVSPLKIQEAIEGQTISKGNVYVARGDHHMELGEPPYYNIRIHKREKVTGHRPSVDVLFHSISKSPLASFCAAFLLTGMGKDGAKGLKALSEKGALTFGQDESTSVVYGMPREAYEMGAVKEQISLDNIPEKISELCFGTANSYN
- a CDS encoding chemotaxis protein CheA; translated protein: MDREHLLSEFVSEARDLIDSAETSLLALEEEIETVGQGNPETLNKAFRFFHTLKGSSGLLKLETVVKITHLGETLLDILRNQDKVTEFDFSDDLMETLDLLRRIFDRVEEERTDSGFEQETEVIRNKLKEQLDRISKGSEKEKKAPENKFGFFEEAASAPSTPKGFGFFEEETKPAVVEKILATSSEANPIIQEVQVVEKKKDIRITTDKLDQLMDFMGELVIAESNVIHHPELEGLRLEGFRSAARHLHKIVRDLQEVTLSMRMVPLSSTFQKMNRLVRDLQKRSQKKLDFKIGGEDTEVDKSVVEIIQDPIIHLLRNSIDHGLETPEERAELGKKDKGVIRLQARQSANEVWILVADDGRGLDREKIINKAREKGILKGNPEEMSDKEVFQLIFTPGFSTAEKLTDISGRGVGMDIVLQNIKKLNGKVEVRSKKGEGTTFILRIPLTLGIIEGTVFEVGGTYLTLPTIEISELVSLKDQKLIHPYKDQEVLDLRGIYIPVIRINDLLGLREKLEYKSKNPVLIILENEDRFLGILVDEVLGNQNIVIKPLSSSIQKAQGVNGFTILGNGRVSLILDTKFLFEKFHGTTAATSTGENSNLSLEKLA